The following proteins come from a genomic window of Pannonibacter sp. XCT-53:
- a CDS encoding cyclase family protein, whose translation MCDACVMSAVKSRMLSRRDMFRLAAGASVAAAVTATSGAIPAMAAIPTKVSDLTHELSESFPTFFGQQQFFATKLFDYAKDKFNLYELRVNEHTGTHVDAPLHFSADGQSVAEIPVGNLVAPLAVVDIRARAVENPDTQLTPDDLKAWIAAHGPIPEGACVAMLSGWDKHVASPKFRNPDDKGGMHFPGFHVEAAAMLIEEAKVVGIAVDTLSLDFGASPDFATHYKWLPSNRWGIECIANLEQLPPTGATLVVGAPKHKGGTGGPARVLALV comes from the coding sequence ATGTGTGATGCCTGTGTGATGTCTGCCGTGAAGTCGCGAATGCTGTCGCGCCGCGACATGTTCCGGCTCGCTGCTGGCGCAAGTGTTGCCGCTGCCGTAACGGCGACAAGCGGCGCAATTCCGGCCATGGCGGCGATTCCGACCAAGGTCAGCGACCTGACCCACGAGCTGAGCGAGAGCTTCCCGACATTCTTCGGTCAGCAGCAGTTCTTTGCGACCAAGCTCTTCGACTATGCGAAGGATAAGTTCAACCTTTACGAGTTGCGGGTGAACGAACATACCGGCACTCATGTGGATGCACCGCTACATTTTTCCGCAGATGGCCAGTCCGTGGCCGAGATCCCGGTCGGCAATCTGGTTGCGCCGCTTGCGGTCGTCGACATCCGGGCGCGGGCGGTGGAGAACCCTGACACCCAGCTGACCCCGGACGACCTGAAGGCCTGGATCGCGGCCCACGGCCCGATCCCGGAGGGAGCCTGCGTGGCGATGCTGTCAGGGTGGGACAAGCATGTTGCCAGCCCGAAGTTCCGCAATCCCGACGACAAGGGCGGGATGCATTTCCCGGGGTTTCATGTGGAGGCGGCGGCGATGCTCATCGAGGAGGCCAAGGTCGTCGGCATTGCGGTCGACACCCTGTCCCTCGACTTCGGCGCCTCGCCGGACTTCGCCACACATTACAAGTGGCTGCCGAGCAACCGGTGGGGCATCGAGTGCATCGCCAATCTGGAGCAGCTGCCGCCGACCGGCGCGACGCTCGTCGTCGGCGCGCCGAAACACAAGGGCGGAACGGGAGGACCGGCCCGGGTGCTGGCCCTGGTGTGA